One genomic segment of Sminthopsis crassicaudata isolate SCR6 chromosome 4, ASM4859323v1, whole genome shotgun sequence includes these proteins:
- the PTGS2 gene encoding prostaglandin G/H synthase 2, producing MMKRIAYLLIASAALALSQAANPCCSNPCQNRGVCMTTGIDRYQCDCTRTGFYGENCTTPEFLTRIKLMLKPTPDTVHYILTHFKSVWNIVNNIPFLRNFVMRYVLTSRSNLIESPPTYNVHYGYKSWEAFSNLSYYTRALPPVRDDCPTPMGVKGKKQLPESKEVVEKCLLRRKFIPDPQGTNMMFAFFAQHFTHQFFKTDHHRGPAFTKALGHGVDLNHIYGENLERQYKLRLFKDGKMKYQVIDGEVYPPLVKDTQAEMIYPPHVPEHLKFAVGQEVFGLVPGLMMYATIWLREHNRVCDILKQEHPEWDDEQLFQTSRLILIGETIKIVIEDYVQHLSGYYFKLKFDPELLFSQSFQYQNRIAAEFNTLYHWHPLLPDTFQIEDKEYSYQQFLYNNSVLVEHGISHMVESFSRQIAGRVAGGKNVPLAVKKVSIASIDQSRQMKYQSLNEYRKRFMLKPFSSFEELTGEKEMAAELEALYGDIDAMELYPALLVEKPRPGAIFGETMVEMGAPFSLKGLMGNPICSPDYWKPSTFGGDVGFEIINTASIQSLICNNVKGCPFTAFSVQDSQLTKTATINASSSNSGLDDINPTVLLKERSTEL from the exons ATGATGAAAAGGATAGCATACTTGTTAATCGCGTCTGCAGCCCTAGCGCTCAGCCAAGCAG CAAACCCGTGCTGCTCAAATCCATGTCAAAACCGAGGTGTATGTATGACAACAGGTATTGACCGATACCAATGTGACTGTACCAGAACAGGATTCTATGGAGAAAATTGTACAACTC CTGAGTTTCTGACAAGGATAAAATTGATGCTAAAACCCACGCCAGACACAGTTCACTACATCCTCACCCACTTCAAGTCAGTGTGGAATATAGTCAACAATATCCCTTTTCTGCGGAACTTTGTGATGAGATATGTGTTGACAT caAGATCAAATCTAATTGAGAGCCCACCAACATACAATGTTCATTATGGTTACAAAAGTTGGGAAGCCTTTTCTAACCTGTCTTACTACACTAGAGCTCTTCCCCCAGTGAGAGATGACTGCCCAACTCCAATGGGTGTAAAAG gTAAAAAACAGCTTCCTGAATCCAAAGAAGTTGTGGAAAAATGtcttctgagaagaaagtttatTCCTGACCCTCAAGGCACAAATATGATGTTTGCATTCTTTGCTCAACATTTCACTCACCAATTCTTTAAAACAGATCATCACAGAGGCCCAGCCTTCACAAAAGCACTAGGACATGGG GTTGATTTAAATCATATTtatggagaaaatttggaaagacaATATAAACTGCGGCTTTTCAaggatggaaaaatgaaatatcag gtaaTTGATGGAGAAGTATATCCACCTTTAGTGAAAGATACTCAGGCAGAAATGATCTATCCACCTCATGTTCCTGAGCATCTGAAATTTGCTGTTGGTCAAGAAGTATTTGGCCTGGTTCCAGGTTTAATGATGTATGCTACAATATGGCTTCGAGAGCATAACAGAGTGTGTGATATCCTTAAACAAGAACATCCTGAATGGGATGATGAGCAATTGTTCCAGACCAGCAGACTGATACTGATTG gTGAGACTATTAAGATTGTAATTGAAGATTATGTCCAACACTTGAGTGGTTATTACTTCAAACTGAAGTTTGACCCAGAACTGCTGTTCAGTCAGAGCTTCCAGTACCAAAACCGAATTGCTGCTGAGTTTAACACCCTCTACCACTGGCATCCTCTACTTCCTGACACCTTCCAAATTGAGGATAAAGAGTATAGTTACCAGCAATTCCTTTACAACAACTCTGTATTAGTGGAACATGGAATTTCCCACATGGTGGAATCATTCTCTAGGCAAATTGCTGGCCGG GTTGCTGGGGGCAAGAATGTGCCACTTGCAGTAAAGAAAGTTTCCATTGCTTCAATTGACCAGAGCAGACAAATGAAATACCAGTCTCTAAATGAATACAGAAAACGCTTCATGCTCAAGCCTTTTAGTTCATTTGAAGAACTGACag gagagaaagaaatggctgCTGAGCTAGAAGCCCTCTATGGTGATATTGATGCTATGGAGTTGTATCCTGCTCTTCTAGTAGAAAAACCTCGTCCAGGTGCCATCTTTGGAGAGACCATGGTAGAAATGGGAGCACCCTTCTCACTCAAAGGACTCATGGGTAACCCAATCTGTTCCCCTGACTATTGGAAGCCTAGCACTTTTGGTGGTGATGTAGGTTTTGAAATTATCAATACAGCCTCAATCCAGTCACTAATCTGCAATAATGTAAAGGGATGTCCCTTCACTGCATTCAGTGTTCAAGATTCTCAACTCACCAAAACTGCAACCATTAATGCCAGCTCATCAAACTCTGGACTTGATGACATCAATCCCACAGTACTGCTAAAAGAACGTTCAACTGAACTATAG